The DNA segment ATCTCagagactgccgggagaaatatcaataacctcagatatgcagatgacaccacacttatggcagaaagtgaagaagaactaaagagcctcttgatgaaagtgaaagaggagagtaaaaaagttggcttaaaactcaaaacattcaaaaactaagatcatggaatctggacccatcacttcacggcaaacagatggggaaacaatggaaacagtgacagtctttattttggggggctccaaaatcactgcagatggtgactgcagccatgaaattaaaagatgcttgctccttagaatatggccaacctagacagcatattaaaaagcagagacattattttgccaacaaaagtccatctagtcaaagctatagtttttccagtaatcatgtatggatataagagctggactataaagaaagctgagcacagaagaattgatgcttttgaactgtggtgctggagaagactcttgagagtcccttggactgcaaggagatccaatccgtccaccctgaaggaaatcaatcctgaatattcactggaaggactgatgctgaagctggaactccaatattttggccatctgatgcaaagaactgactccttggaaaagaccctgatggtggggaagattgagggcagaaggagaaggggacgacagaggatgagatggttggatggcatcactgactcgatggacatgagtttcagtaaactttgggagttggtgatggacagggaggcctggggttctgcagtccgtggggctgcaaagagtcgaacacggctaagtgactgaactgaactgaatgtggctAGTTAGTTGTTTTGCAAATGGGTCTATCAAGAATTGACTCTCAGTGTGGTGGATAGTCGTGGAGTTCTTTGGACCAAAGTTCTAAGCTCTGAAAATTCTCCTGAGTCTCAGATTCTAAGACTCTAAAAGCTAGGCCAAGAGTATTCTCTGGTGGTCTattggttaggacttggcacttttactcctgggacctgggtttgatacctggtcaggaaactgagatctcgCAAAccacccagtgtggccaaaaataaataaataagtaaagttgGTCCTGGCACTCTTCATCTGTCAGGGAAGACGCGGGGTGCTGGTACCTGCTTCCATCAGCTTTGTCACTGAGTCATCCAGCAGCTCTTCATGGAGCTCAGCCGCCTTCTGCAAAGAAGACGCTTCCGTTCTGCCAGAGTCCCATGTCTGCCTGTCCCAGAGCAccttccatccttccctccagCTTCTGTGCCCCCCTCCCCATGTCTTCCCGATGGGTCCACCCGCCCCATCCCCTCAGTACCTCCTGCTTCACTTTCTCCAGGCCTTTGAGCAGCGCCATCTGGAAGTTATCCACCAGGACAGCAATCACCAGGCTGAGGCGAGAGACaggagggggctggaggggaggctgCACCCTCCTCTGGGTTTGTGGTGGCAAAACCATAgtgagaggggagcagagggggtGCCCCTGGAGTTAGGTTGGGGAAAGTGAAGCTGGGGCGGGCGTGCAGTGGGGCAGACCCTCACTTGAGGAAGATGAAGTACTGGATGATGATATAGATCATGAGAATGGGGATGATGTACCAGGCTCCTGGAAGAGACGGGGTGGGCTCCTTTGAGCTTCGAGTGCCTTGCCAGTCCTCACCGCACCCCGGCCAGCACGGTTCAGAAGTCCCACTTGGCAGATGGGATAACTGAGCCCTCAGGGTCTGCCCACCCAGacagcccctgccctccacccagcCTGAGGCCTGCCTTACCGTTGGCCCGGCTGTCTAGGTAGATGAGGGACCAGTCGTCCAGGGTGAGCATGGTGAAGAGGGTGAAGATGGTGGTGAAGATGTTCTGGAAGCGTTTGGGATCAGAGTAGCGGAACAGTGCCCGGAGTACCACAGAGAACAGGACTGGCTATTGAGGATCAAATCTGGCTCACAGGGtcctctccccctcttcctctcccctcaccGCCCCCAACTTCCGATTCTGCCTCACCACTCTGTCCATTACAGCACCTTACACTCCCACCCAGCCCCGCGACATGGATACAGAGGCAGGTAAACATGAGGATGAGGATGGCAGTGATGGACGGCAAGGACCGGGCCAGGGTTCCGGTCACTTCCTGGAGGTTGGTCAGGAATCTGTGGGCAGAGGTTTAGAGAGAGGCTCTGTCAGTGGTGTGGGCGTCTGTGCCCAGAAACCGATGATGATGACACATTTCAGACTGCTGATGACGGAGGTGGTAGGTCCCTGGTTTGCTAGTTACTTTGCAGACGGTCCCAGCCCCTCTCTGGAAAATAAGAGATTGAGCCTAGTGAAAGGCAGGAGACTCATCAGAAAAGCATTCTGGAAATCTACAGCTTTGTCGTGGGCAGCTGTGGTCCTGCTAACCTGAGCCTCCGAAGGACTCGGATCGCGCGCAAGGCTCGCAGGGTCTTAAAGACCTTGAAGATGCGGAAGATGCTTTGGTTGTGGATCGCACGCGTGGAGGAAGAGTTGACCTGTATGAGCGTGAAGTCCACCACACCCATTACCATGATGAAGAAATCTGCAGACACAGGGATGCCCGGATGTCACGGACTGCTGCCCAGGCCCACAGCCCTCCCAGCACTAACACCCCCTGCTTCTGTCGCCTCTGGGCAGTTCAGGGGCTCccgctacacacacacacccaggcccCATCTCTACCCACCCAGGTTGTTCCAGGGGTCCAAAAAATACGCGAGGCCGAGAGCAATGATTTTGAGCATAGCTTCCACCATGTAGATGGAGAGGAAGATGTAGTCCAAGGCCGTGAAGTACCACTCTGTGAGGacacggggtggggagggaggagagagcccTTGCTTaggcccacccctgcccccagcaacccttgcctcctcctcctcactggaACCTCACTTGCAAGCGGCCATTTAGGGAGAAGCTGGCTCTGTCCAATGGCTGTGCGTCTCAACTGCTCTCTGCCTCACTTTCCTCGTCTATGAAATGGTGATAATAACACTCTGCCTGATAGAATTTTCATGAGAATTAAATGCATTTCACATAGTAAAGGGCTTCCAAGGGAGCCTTAAACCGCTTGCAAGAAACATCAGCccactctttttcctcctttgtttatGGGTCCTGTGGCAGGTCCTTTCCTTCGCTCTGCTCCCTGGAGTCTTAGGGACGGTCTTCCCAGGTTTCCCAACCTCCTCCCTCCAGGGTCTCCTGGCCTCCAGGGCCTCCTGATCCGTCCAGCGGACGTGGGTTCTGGGCATCCTTCCTGCGCAAATCAACATACTTAGAGCTGACGCGCCACCTGGTGGCTGTAGTCACAAACAGCACACACTCCAGCTTAGAAGACCCTCCTGTCTCTGGCGGTCTGGTTGACTTCAGCAAAACTCTCTGAGACTTCAGcaaaactctctgagcctcactctaACTGCTGGGCAATGTCGCTCACCTCTCAGGGTGAGGATCAAATGCGCTAAGCTGTTTAAATCACCTGGAACTTGGTCAGGCTCACAGGAGGCCCAGAACAACATCAACGGCCTTCTTTACGTGAACAGGGCTCCCTGGCTCTTACCGCCCCGGATCTCGACTTCAGCGAAGGTCTGCGCCACAAGCATGATGGTGTTGAGGCAGACGATGAAGATGATGAAGGTTTCAAGGGCCAGGGAGTCAACCAGTTTCCTCAGCATTCTCCGAAGGCCCCAAATAAGGTGGCTTAATTTTTCCCACAACCAATACAAGAAGTCCGAAGAGTGCACCTTCTTGTGGGTCCGTGGGGCTCGGCCATCTGTAAGGGGGCCAGAAAGGCAAGTTCTTGAGGACAACGGACCCAGGGGTCTGGGCACCCTCCAGGCCTGCCTGCCATGAGCTCACTCGGGGGCCGGCATGCTGGTCATGCGCTGGTATAGAAGCCAAGGCTTGACCCTTCCTTGCAGGTGCCAGCCTGCTTGGGATTTGAGCATATTTCAGGGGCTCAGGCTCTTACACTCCACGCGTTTTACTCACACGGCAGCTTACACATGGAAGACCCAGTCTTCCTCGCCACCCCATCCTCTTGGTAACCTAGTCCTCTCCCTGCAAGATGCTTCTGACATATCTCCCCCCTCCTGACTGCCTTATCTTCCACAATTAGACACACATCCCTTGCTTCTTGTTCAAGAAGCTAATGCAATGTCTACTGAACTACTAGGGAACAATTTGGGGGGATTATATGTTAATAGGCAAGGTCCTCCCTGCCCTCCAACCAGGCCCTCGTTCAGGCACTGGTTCCTCCCTCTGTCCTCAACAAGGTCACAGTTTAGTGGGGGAAATGTGGACAAACAGAATCCACAATGGTAAACGTTCTGATACAGACAATGGACCCCTTCACTGGGCAGTCTGAGTTTGGTCATCTAAGTGACCTACACCAGCTTTCACATCGATAATAGGAAACATTTGAGAAGTGAACATGAGAATGAAGGACAGTGACTGAATGAACCAACAATTGATGCCTGAAGAAGTGCCTAATTCCAGGAATAAAAAACTGGAGGATGAACGGTCAGGCGCGTTAAGAGCCAATGGACTACACCTGCAGGCGAGAGCGAGCCTTGTGAAGGACGGGCCAGGCCTGGCTCAGGTCTGGAGCCTGGGCCAGGCGGCTGGAGTTGGGGGCGAGGGGTGAGTTCAAGACGCACCTTTGCGCTTTTGAATGTGCCCATCTTCTTCAGGGCAGCTTTCCGAGGTCTTAGAGGAGGAGTCCTGAGGACAGACTTTGTTGGAGGTCTCGGAGGGGTGCAAGTTCACTGTGCTGAGGGAACGAGCCACGCTGAAGGCGGAGGTCTTTCGGTCTGGCTTGCTGGGCTGGAAGACTGCTGGACGAGAATAGGCAGAGCCGAGGGAGCCTAAGGTCACGGTGTGGGGCATGTACGAGCCAAAGAGTTGGGAGCTTCCATGACGGTGCTCCCCATGGTGGTGATCTCGGTGGGGGTAATCACGAGGATGCGTGCCGTGCTGGTGCTCGCCGTGGTGGTGCTCGCCGTGGTGGTGTTCACTGTGCTGGTGCTCGCCGTGGTGGTGCTCGCCGTGGTGAGGTGGGCCATGGTGGTGGGACATCATGGAGGTAGGCCTTCTGTGGTGGTGCCTACCATGATGATGGGCCTCACTGAGGTGGGAGTGGTGACTAGATTGGGTGGAGTCTTTATGGTGGTAAGCCTCACTTTGGCGATGGAGCCCACTATAGTTGGGAACCTCAGTGTGGTGATGAAACCCACCATGGTGGTTGGGCTCCCTATGTTGGTGGGACCTCCCATGGTGTCTCCTGCCATGGTGGCGCTCATGGTCAAAGTGGTCCTCACCATAGGACTGGTGGGAGATGAGAGCATCATGGGAAGGATCCTGGGAAAAGGATGTGGAACAGTGGTCTCCACCATGATGGTGGGACTCACCATGACTGGGGGAGTGATAGGAGTGGTGGGCATGGCGAGAGAAGACATTGTCATGGAAGTCTTGGAATTCATCAGGGTGGTGAGGTCCACCACGATGATGGGATAAGCCATGATGGAGCGACTCACCATGGTGACGGGATGCACCTTGGTGATGGTGGTGAACTCCACTGTGGCCTGGCCTATGGTATGGGGTTGATGAGCCAGGGTGAGCGAACACATCTGAGTCATCAGTGTCTGCCTCATTTTGAGCCTTTGCAGACATAGAAGGTTGATCTGAGACTATGCTGGGAACCCTGGAATGAGGAAAGCTTAACATGTGGGCCCAAAAGAGCCCTTTCTGGATCACCTGTCTCGCCTAATCACCTAAGCCATCATACTGGGGCTTCTAGGAAAGCCTGACTTCTCATGGAATTCTACCCTCTATGATGTCACAGGCAGACCTCTACTCAGGCCTAATTTCCAAATGCCTCCTCCTAAGCTACAGTTCAAAgatcattgtgtccaactcttcattgtaaaaggaggaaactgaggtcaagAAGGGGAAGGGACTGGCCCAAGGTGACCCAGTAGGTCAATGGCAAAGCTGGACAAAGAATTTCGGGGTGACATCAGAGGCCCAGCAGTTGCTTTACCTctgttactggaaaaaaaactttaagaagcCAGATGGTCCAGTTCTCAGTTGTACCTAGATACTAACTGGCTCTGAGGTTCAAACTGCCCACTTCCACTGTAAACAGGTATGTGACCTTGGTCTAGTTGCTTAATCTTCCTTTGCTTCAGTTtgttcttctataaaatggggataataacagctACCTCATAGGGGaccaaaaagttaaaatataaagctTATAGTAATAGCACAATAAATGGTAATTAGCATTGTCATCCTTGTCTCGATGGTTGACAGTAATGGAAGCCTCCCTCTTGGGTTATTACTAAAATTAAACTAACAGCCAATATTTATTGGAGACCAGCTTTATGCACTTTAAatataatcctcacaataactccACAGGGTGGataatattatccccattttgtttTATCCCAATTTGGAAATGTGGCTCAAAGAGTATAAACAAACTGCTCAATAAATAAGAACTTATAAAGTCAGCACTCATTCCAAGCTTTCCACCATGCTGTCCTGTCTTCCTGCTGAAATCCACCAGAATTCATCTGTGACCAGTGCAGTTCTTCTGGAACTTTCAGGTTCCCACTTTGACTACAGTTGTTTCCTCAGTGCTTGGTCATGGCTAAATTCATAGTGCCATTGGGTACCAGGTTCCCAGTGATGAAAGAGATATGGCCCTCAAGGGGCTCAATGTCTGTTGCCAGCAGCAGACaaggaaagaatttttaataGGACAGTTATTCCACAGTTacattctcctcttcctcctgataTGTTCTCCCAAATAGAGGCGATATTTCCCAGTGTGCCTTCATCTAGGCTGGCCAAAGAGTGAGAGCGGAAGCAGTGCAACAACTTCCGGGTCTTCAATTTAAGGCCCTGGACGTGGGCACGTGTATTTCCATGCTTCTTTTGGGCTGGAGCATGGATTAACCAGCAAACAGGAGTGATAGTCTAAGGCAGAGATTTCTGAGTTCTGCAGAACCACAGAATTTACTTGAGATGTTTCTAGGTTAGGGATTCTGTCTtgtgatgagaaaaagaaatcagtgttATTTTTGAACCTTGTGTGCTGTGCGATGCCAACGGTTTCAGGGATGGACCCCAATGGAGCAGCCTCTGAACTTATTTGTGAGGGGTGGTTCAGCCCCGGCTGCAGTGCTCAGTGGGTGGGGCCTTGCTCAGTTTTCAGCATGAGATCAAGAAGTCTGTCCATCATGTGTGAACATGCTGTtgcctggagaggaggaggaggtaaAGATGGATGACTTCACCCTTGTCCTCTGGGTTTCCTCCCCCTTACGCACGGATGACTGACTTAGGGGGCAAACACACTTTCTGATGTGGTAGAGAAtgagaggagggacttccctggtgagccagtggttaggaccctgcgCTTCCACTGCACCTGGTGCTGCTTCAATCCCCGGCCAGGGAACCTAGATCCCGCAAGCCAGGCATtgcagtttcaaaaaaaaaaaaatcagaagcagttttttttctgaagaaatatttttttcatgacttCGTGGCGttcctacccactccagtattcttgggcttccctggtagtttagacgtaaaaaatcagcctgcaatgcgggagagctggtttgatccctgggttgggaagattccctggaggagtgcatggcaacccactccagtattcttgcctggaaaacccccatggacaaaggaaa comes from the Odocoileus virginianus isolate 20LAN1187 ecotype Illinois chromosome 28, Ovbor_1.2, whole genome shotgun sequence genome and includes:
- the CATSPER1 gene encoding cation channel sperm-associated protein 1 isoform X2; this translates as MLSFPHSRVPSIVSDQPSMSAKAQNEADTDDSDVFAHPGSSTPYHRPGHSGVHHHHQGASRHHGESLHHGLSHHRGGPHHPDEFQDFHDNVFSRHAHHSYHSPSHGESHHHGGDHCSTSFSQDPSHDALISHQSYGEDHFDHERHHGRRHHGRSHQHREPNHHGGFHHHTEVPNYSGLHRQSEAYHHKDSTQSSHHSHLSEAHHHGRHHHRRPTSMMSHHHGPPHHGEHHHGEHQHSEHHHGEHHHGEHQHGTHPRDYPHRDHHHGEHRHGSSQLFGSYMPHTVTLGSLGSAYSRPAVFQPSKPDRKTSAFSVARSLSTVNLHPSETSNKVCPQDSSSKTSESCPEEDGHIQKRKDGRAPRTHKKVHSSDFLYWLWEKLSHLIWGLRRMLRKLVDSLALETFIIFIVCLNTIMLVAQTFAEVEIRGDFFIMVMGVVDFTLIQVNSSSTRAIHNQSIFRIFKVFKTLRALRAIRVLRRLRFLTNLQEVTGTLARSLPSITAILILMFTCLFLFSVVLRALFRYSDPKRFQNIFTTIFTLFTMLTLDDWSLIYLDSRANGAWYIIPILMIYIIIQYFIFLNLVIAVLVDNFQMALLKGLEKVKQEKAAELHEELLDDSVTKLMEAEPKEVLSEHTIQKQLIEKKFGALTEKQLETLFHFLQLVAGVEHYQLKFRSQAAVIDEIVDTTFEAGEEDFRK
- the CATSPER1 gene encoding cation channel sperm-associated protein 1 isoform X3, translated to MMSHHHGPPHHGEHHHGEHQHSEHHHGEHHHGEHQHGTHPRDYPHRDHHHGEHRHGSSQLFGSYMPHTVTLGSLGSAYSRPAVFQPSKPDRKTSAFSVARSLSTVNLHPSETSNKVCPQDSSSKTSESCPEEDGHIQKRKDGRAPRTHKKVHSSDFLYWLWEKLSHLIWGLRRMLRKLVDSLALETFIIFIVCLNTIMLVAQTFAEVEIRGEWYFTALDYIFLSIYMVEAMLKIIALGLAYFLDPWNNLDFFIMVMGVVDFTLIQVNSSSTRAIHNQSIFRIFKVFKTLRALRAIRVLRRLRFLTNLQEVTGTLARSLPSITAILILMFTCLFLFSVVLRALFRYSDPKRFQNIFTTIFTLFTMLTLDDWSLIYLDSRANGAWYIIPILMIYIIIQYFIFLNLVIAVLVDNFQMALLKGLEKVKQEKAAELHEELLDDSVTKLMEAEPKEVLSEHTIQKQLIEKKFGALTEKQLETLFHFLQLVAGVEHYQLKFRSQAAVIDEIVDTTFEAGEEDFRK
- the CATSPER1 gene encoding cation channel sperm-associated protein 1 isoform X1, whose protein sequence is MLSFPHSRVPSIVSDQPSMSAKAQNEADTDDSDVFAHPGSSTPYHRPGHSGVHHHHQGASRHHGESLHHGLSHHRGGPHHPDEFQDFHDNVFSRHAHHSYHSPSHGESHHHGGDHCSTSFSQDPSHDALISHQSYGEDHFDHERHHGRRHHGRSHQHREPNHHGGFHHHTEVPNYSGLHRQSEAYHHKDSTQSSHHSHLSEAHHHGRHHHRRPTSMMSHHHGPPHHGEHHHGEHQHSEHHHGEHHHGEHQHGTHPRDYPHRDHHHGEHRHGSSQLFGSYMPHTVTLGSLGSAYSRPAVFQPSKPDRKTSAFSVARSLSTVNLHPSETSNKVCPQDSSSKTSESCPEEDGHIQKRKDGRAPRTHKKVHSSDFLYWLWEKLSHLIWGLRRMLRKLVDSLALETFIIFIVCLNTIMLVAQTFAEVEIRGEWYFTALDYIFLSIYMVEAMLKIIALGLAYFLDPWNNLDFFIMVMGVVDFTLIQVNSSSTRAIHNQSIFRIFKVFKTLRALRAIRVLRRLRFLTNLQEVTGTLARSLPSITAILILMFTCLFLFSVVLRALFRYSDPKRFQNIFTTIFTLFTMLTLDDWSLIYLDSRANGAWYIIPILMIYIIIQYFIFLNLVIAVLVDNFQMALLKGLEKVKQEKAAELHEELLDDSVTKLMEAEPKEVLSEHTIQKQLIEKKFGALTEKQLETLFHFLQLVAGVEHYQLKFRSQAAVIDEIVDTTFEAGEEDFRK